A genomic stretch from Brassica napus cultivar Da-Ae unplaced genomic scaffold, Da-Ae ScsIHWf_143;HRSCAF=255, whole genome shotgun sequence includes:
- the LOC111213185 gene encoding auxin-responsive protein SAUR50 — translation MARQIMITVESSKKKVGGIVKLKNVVERLVQIKGFSSAKKPCSEEYGRDCVPKDVKEGHVAVIAVDGYHEATQRFVVPLMFLEHPMFRKLLERAEEEYGFNHDGALMVPCRPSHLRKILTEQWC, via the coding sequence ATGGCTAGGCAAATAATGATCACAGTTGAGTCCTCAAAGAAGAAAGTGGGTGGAATTGTGAAGCTCAAGAATGTTGTAGAGAGGTTGGTGCAGATTAAAGGCTTTTCCTCGGCCAAGAAACCCTGTTCCGAGGAGTACGGCCGTGATTGTGTCCCAAAAGATGTGAAGGAAGGTCATGTTGCGGTGATAGCCGTTGATGGATATCATGAGGCTACACAAAGATTTGTTGTCCCACTAATGTTTCTAGAACACCCGATGTTCAGGAAGCTTCTCGAACGGGCGGAGGAAGAGTATGGGTTCAATCACGATGGAGCACTCATGGTACCATGCCGGCCAAGCCACCTCCGGAAGATATTGACCGAACAGTGGTGTTAG